The proteins below come from a single Argentina anserina chromosome 1, drPotAnse1.1, whole genome shotgun sequence genomic window:
- the LOC126796310 gene encoding LOW QUALITY PROTEIN: bark storage protein A (The sequence of the model RefSeq protein was modified relative to this genomic sequence to represent the inferred CDS: deleted 2 bases in 1 codon; substituted 1 base at 1 genomic stop codon): MVQFHSTMKKIDMMNRKVPYLGIIVPNSFELNPLLESGSFVADHKLPTLDFSGTXIKLFRFGRLDNQCVVIAMTGLSMLNVGVTTQLLLILFRVKGVVHFGISGNADPQLQIGDVTIPQYWAHTGLWNWQRFGDGPDDLLSLESFGDYTRDVGYIKFSNFNNKTETNKPVDNSLNNAWYQPEEIFPVTQFGTPEVQQHAFWVPVNEKYFALAQQLPDLKLEGCVNTTFSPRTPIVVRVQKGISANVFVDNSAYRQFLNSKFNATAIDMESAAVALVCKQQMTPFIVIRALSDLAGGGSSLSNEASTFTSLAAQNAVTVVLKFISLLST, from the exons ATGGTGCAGTTTCACAGTACCATGAAAAAGATTGATATGATGAACAGAAAAGTCCCATACTTGGGAATTATAGTACCAAATTCATTTGAACTCAACCCTCTTCTTGAATCTGGAAGCTTTGTTGCTGATCATAAGCTTCCCACTTTGGATTTTTCAGGAACATAAATCAAACT CTTTCGATTCGGACGGTTGGATAATCAGTGTGTTGTAATAGCTATGACAGGGTTGAGCATG CTTAATGTGGGTGTAACAACTCAATTATTGCTAATCCTATTCAGGGTGAAAGGGGTTGTGCACTTTGGTATTTCAGGAAATGCAGATCCTCAACTCCAAATTGGAGATGTCACTATTCCTCAGTATTGGGCTCATACAGGCCTTTGGAATTG GCAGAGGTTTGGGGATGGTCCTGATGATTTGTTATCCTTGGAGTCATTCGGAGACTACACTAGGGATGTTGGTTACATAAAATTTTCCAATTTTAACAACAAAACAGAAACTAACAAGCCTGTTGACAACTCTCTGAACAATGCGTGGTACCAACCGGAAGAGATCTTCCCAGTAACCCAGTTT GGCACCCCTGAAGTTCAGCAGCACGCCTTTTGGGTCCCTGTAAACGAAAAATATTTTGCACTTGCTCAACAACTACCG GATCTGAAGTTAGAAGGCTGTGTCAATACAACTTTTTCACCAAGAACACCAATAGTAGTGAGAGTGCAAAAGGGGATCAGTGCAAATGTGTTTGTTGACAATAGTGCATATAGACAATTTTTGAACTCCAAGTTTAATGCAACTGCAATTGACATGGAAAGCGCTGCAGTAGCTCTGGTGTGCAAACAACAAATGACACCCTTCATTGTGATAAGGGCTCTATCGGATTTGGCTGGTGGAGGCTCCTCGTTGTCGAATGAAGCCTCTACTTTCACATCATTGGCAGCTCAAAATGCAGTCACCGTAGTGCTCAAGTTCATTTCCTTGTTGTCTACCTAG
- the LOC126787962 gene encoding transcription factor bHLH68 isoform X1, with product MNRGHVLQSSPVQQMMAAGNPNWWNINSMRAPITTNQPSSSPFLPPPHHPSFFIPQFQPTNSSSLPFIPSWHDNNNQNQNQELPEPWSQLLLRGGLVGEDDKANGLRQLIHQAKKLEGWEEQILISQAHPNDPANVDVKQENSPPGSFVYGHHGTGNNNEDFQSAALCSLSQIMPTTTAASASSPNSSCVTSFGSNMLDFSNKSEGRHPPQSRSSSECNSSATGGAVKKARVQPSSSAQPTFKVRKEKLGDRITALHQLVSPFGKTDTASVLLEAIGYIRFLQNQIEALSLPYLGSGSPNMRRQQQQSAVHGERSCMFPEDPGQLLNDNCMKMKGVSTEQDAYEEPKKDLRSRGLCLVPVSCTLQVGSDNGADYWAPAALGGGFQ from the exons ATGAATAGAGGTCATGTTTTGCAGAGCTCACCGGTGCAACAAATGATGGCGGCCGGAAACCCTAACTGGTGGAACATCAATAGCATGAGGGCGCCAATAACAACTAATCAACCTTCCTCTTCACCTTTCTTGCCTCCTCCTCATCACCCTAGTTTCTTCATTCCGCAGTTTCAACCAACTAATTCCTCTTCACTTCCCTTTATTCCTTCTTGGCATGACAACAACAATCAGAACCAGAACCAGGAGCTTCCAGAGCCTTGGAGCCAACTCCTCCT CAGGGGTGGACTAGTCGGTGAAGATGATAAGGCAAACGGTCTGAGACAACTAATCCATCAAGCTAAGAAACTGGAGGGTTGGGAGGAGCAAATATTGATTAGTCAAGCCCATCCAAATGATCCTGCTAATGTTGATGTGAAGCAAGAAAACTCGCCACCAGGTAGCTTTGTGTACGGGCATCATGGTACTGGGAATAATAATGAAGATTTCCAGTCTGCAGCTTTGTGCTCTTTGTCTCAAATTATGCCAACCACTACTGCTGCCTCAGCCTCATCTCCTAACTCGTCGTGTGTGACGAGTTTCGGTAGCAACATGTTGGATTTCTCTAACAAGTCGGAGGGGAGGCATCCACCACAGAGCCGATCCAGCTCCGAG TGTAACAGTAGTGCAACTGGTGGGGCAGTTAAGAAAGCTAGGGTTCAACCTTCTTCTTCAGCCCAACCTACCTTCAAG GTGAGAAAGGAGAAATTAGGTGACAGAATTACAGCTCTTCATCAGCTTGTTTCCCCATTTGGGAAG ACTGACACAGCCTCTGTCTTGTTAGAGGCTATTGGGTATATCAGATTCCTTCAGAATCAAATTGAG GCCCTAAGCTTACCTTACTTGGGCAGTGGATCACCAAACATGCGCCGGCAGCAGCAACAGTCTGCA GTTCATGGGGAGAGGAGCTGTATGTTTCCCGAAGATCCTGGCCAG CTGCTGAATGATAACTGCATGAAGATGAAAGGAGTTAGTACCGAGCAG GATGCTTATGAAGAGCCGAAGAAGGACCTGAGGAGTAGGGGTTTGTGTTTGGTTCCGGTTTCTTGTACCCTTCAAGTTGGGAGCGACAACGGAGCAGATTATTGGGCTCCGGCAGCTCTCGGCGGTGGTTTCCAGTAA
- the LOC126787962 gene encoding transcription factor bHLH68 isoform X3, whose protein sequence is MNRGHVLQSSPVQQMMAAGNPNWWNINSMRAPITTNQPSSSPFLPPPHHPSFFIPQFQPTNSSSLPFIPSWHDNNNQNQNQELPEPWSQLLLRGGLVGEDDKANGLRQLIHQAKKLEGWEEQILISQAHPNDPANVDVKQENSPPGSFVYGHHGTGNNNEDFQSAALCSLSQIMPTTTAASASSPNSSCVTSFGSNMLDFSNKSEGRHPPQSRSSSECNSSATGGAVKKARVQPSSSAQPTFKVRKEKLGDRITALHQLVSPFGKTDTASVLLEAIGYIRFLQNQIEALSLPYLGSGSPNMRRQQQQSAVHGERSCMFPEDPGQDAYEEPKKDLRSRGLCLVPVSCTLQVGSDNGADYWAPAALGGGFQ, encoded by the exons ATGAATAGAGGTCATGTTTTGCAGAGCTCACCGGTGCAACAAATGATGGCGGCCGGAAACCCTAACTGGTGGAACATCAATAGCATGAGGGCGCCAATAACAACTAATCAACCTTCCTCTTCACCTTTCTTGCCTCCTCCTCATCACCCTAGTTTCTTCATTCCGCAGTTTCAACCAACTAATTCCTCTTCACTTCCCTTTATTCCTTCTTGGCATGACAACAACAATCAGAACCAGAACCAGGAGCTTCCAGAGCCTTGGAGCCAACTCCTCCT CAGGGGTGGACTAGTCGGTGAAGATGATAAGGCAAACGGTCTGAGACAACTAATCCATCAAGCTAAGAAACTGGAGGGTTGGGAGGAGCAAATATTGATTAGTCAAGCCCATCCAAATGATCCTGCTAATGTTGATGTGAAGCAAGAAAACTCGCCACCAGGTAGCTTTGTGTACGGGCATCATGGTACTGGGAATAATAATGAAGATTTCCAGTCTGCAGCTTTGTGCTCTTTGTCTCAAATTATGCCAACCACTACTGCTGCCTCAGCCTCATCTCCTAACTCGTCGTGTGTGACGAGTTTCGGTAGCAACATGTTGGATTTCTCTAACAAGTCGGAGGGGAGGCATCCACCACAGAGCCGATCCAGCTCCGAG TGTAACAGTAGTGCAACTGGTGGGGCAGTTAAGAAAGCTAGGGTTCAACCTTCTTCTTCAGCCCAACCTACCTTCAAG GTGAGAAAGGAGAAATTAGGTGACAGAATTACAGCTCTTCATCAGCTTGTTTCCCCATTTGGGAAG ACTGACACAGCCTCTGTCTTGTTAGAGGCTATTGGGTATATCAGATTCCTTCAGAATCAAATTGAG GCCCTAAGCTTACCTTACTTGGGCAGTGGATCACCAAACATGCGCCGGCAGCAGCAACAGTCTGCA GTTCATGGGGAGAGGAGCTGTATGTTTCCCGAAGATCCTGGCCAG GATGCTTATGAAGAGCCGAAGAAGGACCTGAGGAGTAGGGGTTTGTGTTTGGTTCCGGTTTCTTGTACCCTTCAAGTTGGGAGCGACAACGGAGCAGATTATTGGGCTCCGGCAGCTCTCGGCGGTGGTTTCCAGTAA
- the LOC126787962 gene encoding transcription factor bHLH68 isoform X4 → MNRGHVLQSSPVQQMMAAGNPNWWNINSMRAPITTNQPSSSPFLPPPHHPSFFIPQFQPTNSSSLPFIPSWHDNNNQNQNQELPEPWSQLLLGGLVGEDDKANGLRQLIHQAKKLEGWEEQILISQAHPNDPANVDVKQENSPPGSFVYGHHGTGNNNEDFQSAALCSLSQIMPTTTAASASSPNSSCVTSFGSNMLDFSNKSEGRHPPQSRSSSECNSSATGGAVKKARVQPSSSAQPTFKVRKEKLGDRITALHQLVSPFGKTDTASVLLEAIGYIRFLQNQIEALSLPYLGSGSPNMRRQQQQSAVHGERSCMFPEDPGQDAYEEPKKDLRSRGLCLVPVSCTLQVGSDNGADYWAPAALGGGFQ, encoded by the exons ATGAATAGAGGTCATGTTTTGCAGAGCTCACCGGTGCAACAAATGATGGCGGCCGGAAACCCTAACTGGTGGAACATCAATAGCATGAGGGCGCCAATAACAACTAATCAACCTTCCTCTTCACCTTTCTTGCCTCCTCCTCATCACCCTAGTTTCTTCATTCCGCAGTTTCAACCAACTAATTCCTCTTCACTTCCCTTTATTCCTTCTTGGCATGACAACAACAATCAGAACCAGAACCAGGAGCTTCCAGAGCCTTGGAGCCAACTCCTCCT GGGTGGACTAGTCGGTGAAGATGATAAGGCAAACGGTCTGAGACAACTAATCCATCAAGCTAAGAAACTGGAGGGTTGGGAGGAGCAAATATTGATTAGTCAAGCCCATCCAAATGATCCTGCTAATGTTGATGTGAAGCAAGAAAACTCGCCACCAGGTAGCTTTGTGTACGGGCATCATGGTACTGGGAATAATAATGAAGATTTCCAGTCTGCAGCTTTGTGCTCTTTGTCTCAAATTATGCCAACCACTACTGCTGCCTCAGCCTCATCTCCTAACTCGTCGTGTGTGACGAGTTTCGGTAGCAACATGTTGGATTTCTCTAACAAGTCGGAGGGGAGGCATCCACCACAGAGCCGATCCAGCTCCGAG TGTAACAGTAGTGCAACTGGTGGGGCAGTTAAGAAAGCTAGGGTTCAACCTTCTTCTTCAGCCCAACCTACCTTCAAG GTGAGAAAGGAGAAATTAGGTGACAGAATTACAGCTCTTCATCAGCTTGTTTCCCCATTTGGGAAG ACTGACACAGCCTCTGTCTTGTTAGAGGCTATTGGGTATATCAGATTCCTTCAGAATCAAATTGAG GCCCTAAGCTTACCTTACTTGGGCAGTGGATCACCAAACATGCGCCGGCAGCAGCAACAGTCTGCA GTTCATGGGGAGAGGAGCTGTATGTTTCCCGAAGATCCTGGCCAG GATGCTTATGAAGAGCCGAAGAAGGACCTGAGGAGTAGGGGTTTGTGTTTGGTTCCGGTTTCTTGTACCCTTCAAGTTGGGAGCGACAACGGAGCAGATTATTGGGCTCCGGCAGCTCTCGGCGGTGGTTTCCAGTAA
- the LOC126787962 gene encoding transcription factor bHLH68 isoform X2: MNRGHVLQSSPVQQMMAAGNPNWWNINSMRAPITTNQPSSSPFLPPPHHPSFFIPQFQPTNSSSLPFIPSWHDNNNQNQNQELPEPWSQLLLGGLVGEDDKANGLRQLIHQAKKLEGWEEQILISQAHPNDPANVDVKQENSPPGSFVYGHHGTGNNNEDFQSAALCSLSQIMPTTTAASASSPNSSCVTSFGSNMLDFSNKSEGRHPPQSRSSSECNSSATGGAVKKARVQPSSSAQPTFKVRKEKLGDRITALHQLVSPFGKTDTASVLLEAIGYIRFLQNQIEALSLPYLGSGSPNMRRQQQQSAVHGERSCMFPEDPGQLLNDNCMKMKGVSTEQDAYEEPKKDLRSRGLCLVPVSCTLQVGSDNGADYWAPAALGGGFQ, encoded by the exons ATGAATAGAGGTCATGTTTTGCAGAGCTCACCGGTGCAACAAATGATGGCGGCCGGAAACCCTAACTGGTGGAACATCAATAGCATGAGGGCGCCAATAACAACTAATCAACCTTCCTCTTCACCTTTCTTGCCTCCTCCTCATCACCCTAGTTTCTTCATTCCGCAGTTTCAACCAACTAATTCCTCTTCACTTCCCTTTATTCCTTCTTGGCATGACAACAACAATCAGAACCAGAACCAGGAGCTTCCAGAGCCTTGGAGCCAACTCCTCCT GGGTGGACTAGTCGGTGAAGATGATAAGGCAAACGGTCTGAGACAACTAATCCATCAAGCTAAGAAACTGGAGGGTTGGGAGGAGCAAATATTGATTAGTCAAGCCCATCCAAATGATCCTGCTAATGTTGATGTGAAGCAAGAAAACTCGCCACCAGGTAGCTTTGTGTACGGGCATCATGGTACTGGGAATAATAATGAAGATTTCCAGTCTGCAGCTTTGTGCTCTTTGTCTCAAATTATGCCAACCACTACTGCTGCCTCAGCCTCATCTCCTAACTCGTCGTGTGTGACGAGTTTCGGTAGCAACATGTTGGATTTCTCTAACAAGTCGGAGGGGAGGCATCCACCACAGAGCCGATCCAGCTCCGAG TGTAACAGTAGTGCAACTGGTGGGGCAGTTAAGAAAGCTAGGGTTCAACCTTCTTCTTCAGCCCAACCTACCTTCAAG GTGAGAAAGGAGAAATTAGGTGACAGAATTACAGCTCTTCATCAGCTTGTTTCCCCATTTGGGAAG ACTGACACAGCCTCTGTCTTGTTAGAGGCTATTGGGTATATCAGATTCCTTCAGAATCAAATTGAG GCCCTAAGCTTACCTTACTTGGGCAGTGGATCACCAAACATGCGCCGGCAGCAGCAACAGTCTGCA GTTCATGGGGAGAGGAGCTGTATGTTTCCCGAAGATCCTGGCCAG CTGCTGAATGATAACTGCATGAAGATGAAAGGAGTTAGTACCGAGCAG GATGCTTATGAAGAGCCGAAGAAGGACCTGAGGAGTAGGGGTTTGTGTTTGGTTCCGGTTTCTTGTACCCTTCAAGTTGGGAGCGACAACGGAGCAGATTATTGGGCTCCGGCAGCTCTCGGCGGTGGTTTCCAGTAA